In Chitinophaga sp. HK235, a single window of DNA contains:
- the argS gene encoding arginine--tRNA ligase: MSVVQSIRTAAVAAIKSLYNQDITVADVAINVTKPEFEGEYTIVVFPFTKFSRQKPDETAQRIGDYLVAHHSELIAGFNVVKGFLNLDINQAYWCDFLQQHYNNENIGIQPSNGKKIMVEYSSPNTNKPLHLGHLRNNFLGYSIAEILKANGFEVIKTNLVNDRGIHICKSMLAWQLFAHGDTPESTGIKGDHLVGDYYVKFESVVKEQAEPIIDRVLENDFQDFENADVEKLTKLVTALHKPEVKDDADKTSKIMGDIKEMSRNKTEIMQQAKIMLQQWEAGNHEVRHLWAAMNGWVYAGFEETYKRLGIDFDQMYYESDTYLLGKDLVNDGLAKGVLFKKEDNSVWIDLTADGLDEKLLLRGDGTSVYMTQDLGTARLKFSDYKMDQSVYVVADEQNYHFKVLQLILEKLGEPSAAGIYHLSYGMVELPHGRMKSREGTVVDADDMIVEMVNTAKEATQEAVQKHADFTEAELNTLYETIGLGAMKFFLLRVDPKKKMIFNPEESIDLRGFTGPFIQYAYARIKSILREVGPVAGLENYQYKGALLPLEKELIVINEQFPGILADAYREMSPSVIANYAFQLAQVFNSFYAEKVEGVYTYSVLREENEDKKKLRLQLITLTANTIRQSMKLLGIQVPERM; encoded by the coding sequence ATGAGTGTTGTACAATCAATCAGAACGGCTGCCGTAGCCGCCATTAAGTCCCTTTACAACCAGGATATCACTGTAGCAGATGTAGCTATCAATGTGACTAAACCTGAGTTTGAAGGTGAGTATACCATTGTTGTTTTCCCATTCACCAAATTCAGCCGACAAAAACCAGATGAAACCGCACAGCGCATAGGCGACTACCTTGTTGCCCATCATTCTGAGCTGATTGCCGGTTTTAACGTGGTAAAAGGCTTCCTTAACCTGGACATCAATCAGGCCTACTGGTGTGATTTCCTCCAGCAACATTACAACAACGAAAATATCGGTATACAGCCATCCAACGGCAAAAAGATCATGGTGGAGTATTCCTCCCCCAATACCAACAAACCGCTGCACCTGGGGCACCTGCGTAATAACTTCCTTGGTTATTCCATCGCGGAAATCCTGAAGGCCAACGGCTTTGAAGTGATCAAAACCAACCTGGTAAATGACCGTGGCATCCATATCTGTAAGTCCATGCTGGCATGGCAGCTGTTTGCCCATGGCGATACTCCGGAATCCACCGGCATCAAAGGCGATCACCTGGTAGGCGATTATTACGTGAAGTTTGAATCCGTAGTAAAAGAACAGGCCGAACCTATCATTGACCGGGTGCTGGAAAACGACTTCCAGGACTTCGAAAACGCTGACGTGGAGAAACTGACCAAACTGGTCACTGCCCTGCACAAGCCTGAAGTAAAGGACGACGCAGACAAGACTTCCAAAATTATGGGTGACATCAAGGAGATGTCCCGTAATAAAACAGAAATCATGCAGCAGGCCAAAATCATGCTGCAGCAGTGGGAAGCCGGCAACCATGAAGTACGCCATCTCTGGGCTGCCATGAACGGCTGGGTGTATGCAGGTTTTGAAGAAACCTACAAACGCCTGGGCATCGACTTCGACCAGATGTACTACGAAAGCGATACCTACCTGCTGGGCAAAGACCTCGTTAACGACGGTCTGGCCAAGGGGGTGCTGTTCAAAAAAGAAGACAACTCCGTATGGATAGACCTCACCGCCGACGGTCTGGATGAGAAACTCCTGCTCCGTGGCGATGGCACCTCCGTATACATGACCCAGGACCTGGGCACCGCCCGGCTGAAATTCAGCGACTACAAAATGGACCAGAGTGTGTATGTAGTGGCCGATGAACAGAACTATCACTTTAAAGTATTACAGCTGATCCTCGAGAAACTGGGCGAACCCTCCGCTGCAGGCATCTACCATCTCAGCTATGGCATGGTGGAACTGCCCCATGGCCGTATGAAGAGCCGGGAAGGTACCGTAGTGGATGCAGATGATATGATCGTGGAAATGGTGAACACCGCCAAAGAAGCAACCCAGGAAGCAGTACAGAAACATGCTGATTTCACGGAAGCAGAACTGAACACCCTCTACGAAACCATCGGCCTGGGTGCTATGAAGTTCTTCCTGCTGCGTGTAGATCCCAAGAAAAAAATGATCTTCAATCCGGAAGAATCCATTGACCTGCGCGGGTTTACCGGACCATTCATACAATATGCCTACGCACGTATCAAGTCTATTTTAAGAGAAGTAGGCCCGGTAGCCGGCCTGGAAAACTACCAGTATAAAGGCGCACTGCTGCCACTGGAAAAGGAACTGATCGTTATAAATGAGCAGTTCCCCGGTATTCTTGCAGACGCATACCGCGAAATGAGTCCTTCTGTGATCGCCAACTACGCTTTCCAGCTGGCGCAGGTGTTCAACTCTTTCTATGCAGAAAAAGTAGAAGGCGTATACACCTACTCAGTACTGCGGGAAGAAAATGAAGACAAGAAAAAACTGAGGTTACAGCTCATCACGCTCACCGCCAATACTATCCGGCAGAGCATGAAACTGCTGGGTATTCAGGTACCCGAGCGGATGTAA
- a CDS encoding porin family protein, giving the protein MKKLILSGILAIGSVLAVNAQTVKFGVKGGLNLAKLTNTDNAKTRASFYAGGLVNLALNESWAIQPELLYSGQGTKVKTSTILGTLESTVKTDYINIPVMVQYSIVPAFYLEAGPQLGILAGAKQKIGSKSYDVKDQMKGIDFGIGVGFGYKFDMGLGVSGRYNFGLTNIEDSGNGNSKNSVAQIGLFYMF; this is encoded by the coding sequence ATGAAAAAACTGATTCTGTCCGGTATACTGGCCATTGGTTCTGTACTGGCAGTTAATGCCCAAACCGTAAAATTCGGTGTAAAGGGAGGTCTGAACCTTGCTAAACTTACTAACACCGATAATGCCAAGACACGTGCCTCCTTCTATGCCGGCGGTCTGGTAAACCTGGCCCTGAATGAAAGCTGGGCCATACAACCGGAGTTGTTGTATTCCGGACAAGGTACAAAGGTAAAAACAAGTACCATCCTGGGCACGCTGGAAAGTACTGTCAAAACTGATTATATCAACATCCCGGTTATGGTGCAATACTCTATTGTACCGGCATTTTATCTGGAAGCAGGCCCTCAGCTGGGTATTCTGGCAGGTGCCAAACAGAAAATCGGTAGTAAATCATACGATGTAAAAGATCAAATGAAAGGTATTGACTTTGGCATCGGCGTAGGTTTCGGTTATAAATTCGATATGGGCCTGGGCGTATCCGGCCGTTATAACTTCGGACTTACCAACATCGAGGATTCCGGTAATGGCAACAGCAAAAACTCTGTAGCACAAATAGGACTGTTCTACATGTTCTAA
- a CDS encoding GNAT family N-acetyltransferase, producing METITVRTIVVADDPTIANIVKTTLTEFGMNKAGTAYSDPTTDHLSVLFNKPRAIYYIAEENGVILGGAGIHPLDGGEAHVCELQKMYLIPAARGKGLAGKLISQCMEFAKENGYTQCYLETSPELARARKVYEQFGFRYLTGPMGNTGHFGCDSWMLKDL from the coding sequence ATGGAAACAATCACAGTAAGGACCATCGTTGTAGCCGATGATCCAACCATCGCCAACATTGTAAAAACCACGCTGACAGAATTCGGAATGAACAAAGCAGGTACTGCCTATTCCGACCCGACCACCGACCATCTGTCTGTTTTATTCAACAAACCCAGGGCTATCTATTATATAGCTGAAGAAAACGGTGTTATCCTCGGCGGAGCCGGCATACATCCATTGGATGGCGGAGAAGCACATGTATGCGAACTGCAGAAGATGTACCTGATACCGGCAGCCAGAGGTAAAGGACTGGCTGGTAAGCTGATCTCCCAATGCATGGAGTTTGCCAAGGAAAACGGCTATACGCAGTGTTACCTTGAAACCAGTCCTGAACTGGCCAGAGCCAGGAAAGTATATGAACAATTCGGCTTCAGATACCTGACAGGACCTATGGGCAACACCGGTCATTTTGGCTGTGATAGCTGGATGCTGAAGGATTTGTAA
- a CDS encoding OmpA family protein gives MNTSKIWRASCALLAIMPVISNAQDQSTATAVAPTVQLFRGPQEFRTWSVGVNGGLLAPVAATGGSNDFTKWKASGGYGAYVKYQLLHFLAIRADYVGGKLKGDNSKNLGNGMPPSSPYSSFETKLKWTATLNAVFNITTVNWLFRKNFVLLYGSVGGGLAGYSPSLTLAGSSTSFDYKPSGTIKELIIPVGAGLKFRLSEFINLDLGYTMYYTDGDNLDGYHHGPNKDKFSYGYAGLEFAIGKKGKPQLQWNNPAATTYDELEAQKATLRTALDAANQTNQKLTADMDRLMKDSDGDGVSDYFDKCPNTPANTRVDGSGCPLPEPVVVKKEEKIVITEEDNRIVKEAIQNLEFDFAKASIKPHSYPALDRVAELLTRKNLNLKLSGHTDNVGSKERNLALSRERAEAVKTYLVSKGVNASKIEAVGYGMSQPIASNKTAAGRQKNRRVEFTIF, from the coding sequence ATGAACACATCCAAGATCTGGCGGGCTTCCTGTGCCCTCCTGGCTATCATGCCTGTTATCAGCAATGCCCAGGACCAATCTACCGCGACCGCTGTGGCCCCCACTGTCCAGCTTTTCAGAGGTCCTCAGGAATTCAGGACATGGTCTGTTGGCGTCAATGGCGGGCTGCTGGCCCCTGTAGCTGCCACCGGTGGCAGTAATGACTTCACCAAATGGAAGGCCTCCGGCGGGTATGGCGCTTATGTGAAATACCAGCTTCTTCATTTTTTGGCCATACGGGCCGATTATGTTGGTGGAAAACTGAAAGGCGACAATAGCAAGAACCTGGGTAACGGCATGCCTCCCAGCAGCCCCTACAGCTCCTTCGAAACCAAACTGAAATGGACAGCCACCCTCAATGCCGTGTTTAATATTACGACTGTCAACTGGCTGTTCCGTAAGAACTTCGTACTGCTGTATGGCTCGGTAGGCGGTGGCCTTGCCGGATACAGCCCCTCCCTCACACTTGCTGGTAGCAGCACTTCCTTCGACTATAAACCCAGTGGCACTATTAAGGAACTGATTATCCCCGTAGGCGCCGGACTGAAATTCAGGCTATCCGAATTCATCAACCTTGACCTGGGCTATACCATGTATTACACAGATGGAGACAACCTGGACGGTTACCATCACGGTCCCAACAAGGATAAATTCTCCTACGGCTACGCCGGTCTTGAGTTTGCCATCGGTAAAAAAGGGAAACCACAACTGCAATGGAACAATCCTGCCGCCACCACCTATGATGAACTGGAAGCCCAGAAGGCCACGCTGCGCACCGCACTGGATGCAGCCAATCAGACCAATCAGAAGCTTACAGCAGATATGGACAGACTCATGAAAGACAGTGATGGCGACGGCGTATCCGATTACTTCGACAAATGCCCCAATACGCCTGCCAACACCCGCGTAGATGGCTCCGGTTGCCCGCTACCCGAACCGGTAGTGGTGAAAAAAGAGGAAAAGATAGTGATCACCGAAGAAGATAACCGCATCGTAAAAGAAGCCATCCAGAACCTGGAATTCGACTTCGCCAAAGCCAGTATCAAACCGCACTCCTATCCGGCACTCGACAGAGTGGCTGAACTCCTGACGCGCAAAAACCTCAACCTCAAGTTGAGTGGTCATACCGACAATGTAGGCAGTAAGGAGCGCAACCTGGCCCTGTCCAGAGAAAGAGCTGAAGCCGTTAAAACCTACCTCGTAAGCAAAGGCGTTAATGCATCTAAGATTGAAGCTGTAGGTTATGGCATGAGCCAACCTATTGCGAGCAATAAAACCGCTGCAGGCAGACAGAAAAACAGAAGAGTAGAATTTACGATCTTCTAG
- the dnaK gene encoding molecular chaperone DnaK encodes MGKIIGIDLGTTNSCVAVMEGNEPVVIANDEGRRTTPSVVAFLKNGERKVGDPAKRQAITNPVNTIMSVKRFMGRHFDEVSNELSHVSYKVVRGDNNTTRVDIDGRLYTPQEISAMILQKMKKTAEDYLGQEVTEAVITVPAYFNDAQRQATKEAGEIAGLTVRRIINEPTAAALAYGMDKKHTDSKIAVFDLGGGTFDISILELGDGVFEVKSTNGDTHLGGDDFDKVIMDWLADEFKKDEAVDLHKDPMSWQRLKEAAEKAKIELSSSSETEINLPYITAVDGVPKHLVKKLTRAKFEQLSDSLVERTLEPCRKALKDAGMNTSEIDEIILVGGSTRIPKIQEVVEKFFGKKPNRGVNPDEVVAVGAAIQGGVLTGEVKDVLLLDVTPLSLGIETMGGVMTKLIESNTTIPSRKSETFSTAADNQPSVEINVLQGERPMANQNRTLGRFILGDIPPAPRGVPQIEVIFDIDANGILHVTAKDKGTGKTQNIRIEAGSGLSKDEIEKMKAEARANESSDKEQREKIEKLNKADSLIFQTEKQLKEYGDKVPADKKTTIETALNKLKEAHKSQDIAQIDTATTELEAAWTAASEEIYKASQGQPEGATADAGQQQGQPNGGGDGVTDAEFEEVK; translated from the coding sequence ATGGGAAAAATAATAGGCATTGACTTAGGAACTACCAACTCATGCGTTGCCGTTATGGAAGGTAACGAACCGGTAGTTATTGCCAATGATGAGGGAAGGAGAACGACCCCGTCAGTTGTGGCATTTTTGAAAAACGGAGAAAGGAAAGTAGGTGACCCTGCAAAGCGTCAGGCTATTACCAACCCCGTTAATACCATTATGTCAGTGAAGCGTTTCATGGGCCGTCATTTTGACGAAGTGTCCAACGAATTAAGTCACGTTAGCTACAAAGTGGTTAGAGGTGATAACAACACCACCCGCGTTGATATTGATGGCAGATTATATACGCCGCAGGAAATTTCCGCAATGATCCTGCAGAAAATGAAAAAAACGGCCGAAGATTACCTGGGCCAGGAAGTAACAGAAGCAGTTATCACTGTTCCTGCATATTTTAACGATGCACAACGTCAGGCTACCAAAGAAGCTGGTGAAATCGCCGGTCTGACTGTACGTCGTATCATCAACGAACCTACCGCAGCTGCACTGGCTTACGGTATGGATAAAAAACATACAGACAGCAAAATCGCTGTGTTCGACCTTGGTGGCGGTACCTTCGATATCTCCATCCTGGAACTGGGCGACGGCGTATTTGAAGTAAAATCTACCAACGGTGATACTCACCTGGGTGGTGACGACTTCGATAAAGTGATCATGGACTGGCTGGCCGACGAGTTCAAAAAAGACGAAGCGGTAGACCTGCACAAAGATCCGATGTCATGGCAGCGCCTGAAAGAAGCCGCTGAAAAAGCTAAAATCGAGCTGTCTTCTTCTTCTGAAACAGAAATCAACCTGCCTTATATCACTGCAGTTGATGGTGTACCTAAACACCTGGTGAAAAAACTGACCCGCGCTAAATTCGAACAGCTGAGCGACAGCCTGGTGGAAAGAACACTGGAGCCTTGCCGTAAAGCATTGAAAGATGCCGGAATGAATACTTCCGAGATCGATGAAATCATCCTCGTAGGTGGTTCTACCCGTATCCCGAAAATTCAGGAAGTGGTAGAAAAATTCTTCGGTAAAAAACCTAACAGAGGTGTAAACCCTGACGAAGTGGTAGCCGTAGGTGCTGCTATCCAGGGTGGTGTACTGACCGGTGAAGTAAAAGACGTGCTGCTGCTGGACGTTACCCCGCTGTCACTGGGTATCGAAACCATGGGCGGTGTAATGACCAAACTGATCGAGTCCAATACCACTATCCCCAGCAGAAAATCTGAAACATTCTCTACTGCCGCTGACAACCAGCCTAGCGTAGAAATCAATGTACTGCAGGGTGAAAGGCCAATGGCTAACCAGAACAGAACACTGGGTCGTTTCATTCTGGGTGATATTCCTCCGGCTCCACGTGGTGTTCCGCAGATCGAAGTTATCTTCGATATCGATGCCAACGGTATCCTGCATGTAACTGCCAAAGATAAAGGCACCGGTAAAACACAGAACATCAGAATTGAAGCTGGTAGCGGTCTGAGCAAAGATGAGATCGAAAAGATGAAAGCGGAAGCGAGAGCCAACGAATCATCCGATAAAGAACAACGCGAAAAAATCGAAAAGCTCAACAAAGCAGACAGCCTCATCTTCCAGACAGAGAAACAACTGAAGGAATACGGCGACAAAGTACCTGCTGATAAGAAAACAACGATTGAAACAGCCCTCAACAAGCTGAAAGAAGCGCACAAATCTCAGGACATCGCTCAGATAGATACTGCTACTACTGAACTGGAAGCTGCATGGACAGCTGCTTCTGAAGAAATATACAAAGCCTCTCAGGGTCAACCGGAAGGCGCTACTGCTGATGCCGGCCAGCAACAAGGCCAGCCTAACGGTGGCGGTGATGGTGTAACTGATGCCGAGTTTGAAGAAGTAAAATAA
- a CDS encoding 4-alpha-glucanotransferase has protein sequence MHQKIRFYLRYHTHYGQELYLLGNISALGNDVPHQACRLQWLNDEWWGATIDIPLEKPLLLQYQYILKELEEIAYEGGVREILLQPGTDELVFIDTWNYAAQPQNAWQTAPFTRVFFQRPEQKITTTSATHVFRVQAPLLPANKTVCLLGNVPPLGNWNAEEPVLLQYDAQGWFTAALDLTGQPASIQYKYGIYNLDTCTFEKYEQGHNRELLNVVAPGRQTVLHDEFVRTGYPHWKGAGVSVPVFSLRSREGFGTGEFADLVPLAQWARQSGLQLIQLLPVNDTISTHTWRDSYPYAAISAFALHPQYIRLQDVGQLPATHPLQRQFHSLRQWLNEKDEVDYETVLSYKLAYLKSLYDAEGEKLETRAYWQWFASNEHWLLPYAVFCHLRDKYQTSDFSQWPEYNVYDYTEINRFVIEDSAAAEAAHYHFFVQYHLHRQLSAAVEAVHAEGIALKGDIPIGISRYSVDAWMNPGLYHLDVQAGAPPDSFTAEGQNWGFPTYNWKKMAADGYEWWQQRLRHMSVYFDAFRIDHILGFFRIWQIPAHAVQGLLGYFHPAIPVSREELLQRGINFDEDRFCNPWITEEILDLAFGSYAGIIKDRYLQSLDNGNYSLLPHCDTQRKVKDLQLPEAVETALFKLIADVLLIKVTDKKRVMYHPRYDLASTASFAALDETTRQHLLELYHHYFYVRQESRWRKEAMHKLPLIRRATRMLICGEDLGMVPHCVNGVMKEQGILGLEVQRMPKEAGRAFAGISQAPYLSVLTPSTHDMSTIRGWWEEDAGISRKFYRQILGHATTPPRQANTELIKEIINQHLHANAMWRIFQIQDLLAAAGHIPDQHPDKERINIPAVTQHYWRYRINKGINDYETHTLSF, from the coding sequence ATGCATCAGAAAATACGGTTTTACCTTCGTTACCACACTCATTACGGGCAGGAACTTTACCTGCTGGGAAACATTTCTGCGCTGGGCAATGATGTGCCACACCAGGCCTGCCGCCTGCAATGGCTCAATGATGAATGGTGGGGCGCCACCATAGATATACCACTGGAAAAGCCCCTGCTGCTGCAATATCAGTACATCCTGAAAGAGCTGGAGGAAATAGCCTATGAAGGCGGTGTCCGGGAGATACTGCTGCAACCCGGTACAGATGAATTGGTTTTTATCGATACCTGGAATTATGCCGCACAGCCCCAGAACGCCTGGCAGACAGCCCCTTTTACCCGCGTATTTTTCCAACGTCCGGAACAGAAAATAACAACAACATCCGCAACACATGTGTTCCGCGTACAGGCTCCTTTACTGCCTGCGAACAAAACAGTTTGCCTGTTGGGCAATGTGCCTCCGTTGGGCAACTGGAACGCGGAAGAACCGGTATTGCTGCAATATGATGCCCAGGGTTGGTTTACCGCTGCCCTCGACCTTACCGGTCAACCAGCATCTATACAATACAAATACGGTATCTATAATCTCGATACCTGCACCTTTGAAAAATATGAGCAGGGACATAACCGGGAGTTACTCAATGTGGTAGCTCCAGGCCGGCAAACAGTGCTACATGATGAGTTTGTGAGAACAGGTTATCCCCATTGGAAAGGAGCCGGCGTATCAGTGCCTGTATTCAGTCTGCGCAGCCGCGAAGGCTTTGGCACCGGAGAGTTTGCAGACCTGGTACCACTGGCGCAATGGGCCCGCCAGAGCGGGTTACAGCTGATACAACTGCTGCCGGTCAATGATACCATCAGCACCCATACCTGGCGTGACTCCTATCCCTATGCAGCCATCTCCGCTTTTGCACTTCACCCGCAATACATACGGCTTCAGGATGTAGGCCAACTGCCAGCCACTCATCCACTGCAACGACAGTTTCATTCCTTACGGCAATGGCTGAACGAAAAAGACGAAGTGGACTATGAAACAGTCCTTTCCTATAAACTGGCCTATCTGAAATCCCTGTATGATGCGGAAGGGGAGAAGCTGGAGACAAGGGCGTACTGGCAATGGTTTGCCTCCAACGAACACTGGCTGCTGCCTTATGCCGTATTCTGCCACCTGCGGGACAAATATCAGACAAGCGATTTCTCCCAATGGCCGGAGTATAACGTATATGATTACACGGAGATCAACCGGTTTGTTATAGAAGACAGCGCTGCTGCGGAAGCAGCCCATTATCACTTTTTTGTGCAGTACCACCTGCACCGGCAGCTGTCTGCTGCAGTGGAAGCTGTACACGCCGAGGGCATCGCCCTGAAGGGAGACATCCCTATCGGTATCTCCCGCTACAGTGTGGATGCCTGGATGAATCCCGGGCTCTATCACCTGGACGTGCAGGCTGGCGCACCCCCGGACAGTTTTACAGCAGAAGGTCAAAACTGGGGTTTCCCCACCTATAACTGGAAAAAAATGGCTGCCGACGGCTATGAATGGTGGCAACAACGCCTCCGGCATATGTCCGTATATTTCGATGCCTTCCGTATCGATCATATCCTGGGCTTCTTCCGTATCTGGCAGATACCGGCACATGCCGTACAGGGATTACTGGGCTATTTTCATCCAGCCATTCCCGTTAGCCGGGAGGAACTGCTGCAAAGAGGAATTAATTTTGATGAAGACCGTTTCTGCAATCCCTGGATAACAGAAGAAATACTGGACCTGGCCTTTGGCAGTTATGCCGGCATTATCAAAGACCGTTACCTGCAATCACTAGACAACGGAAACTATTCATTGCTTCCACACTGCGATACACAACGTAAGGTGAAGGACCTGCAGTTGCCGGAAGCAGTGGAAACAGCCCTGTTTAAGCTGATTGCAGATGTGCTGCTGATAAAGGTCACTGATAAAAAACGGGTGATGTATCATCCCCGGTACGACCTGGCTTCCACAGCATCCTTTGCCGCATTAGACGAAACAACCCGTCAGCACCTGCTGGAACTGTATCATCATTATTTTTATGTGCGACAGGAAAGCCGCTGGCGCAAAGAGGCCATGCATAAGCTGCCGCTGATCAGAAGGGCAACGCGTATGCTTATCTGCGGGGAAGACCTGGGTATGGTACCTCATTGTGTAAACGGCGTAATGAAAGAACAGGGCATCCTGGGCCTGGAAGTACAACGCATGCCTAAAGAGGCCGGAAGGGCCTTCGCCGGAATCTCGCAGGCTCCCTACCTCTCGGTGCTGACGCCTTCTACCCACGACATGAGCACCATCAGAGGATGGTGGGAAGAGGATGCAGGCATCTCCCGGAAATTTTACCGGCAGATATTAGGGCATGCCACTACGCCTCCCCGTCAGGCCAACACCGAGCTGATAAAGGAAATTATCAACCAACACTTGCATGCTAACGCCATGTGGCGTATATTTCAAATACAAGACCTGTTGGCCGCCGCCGGCCATATCCCGGACCAACACCCGGATAAGGAAAGGATCAATATCCCCGCGGTGACACAACATTACTGGAGATACAGAATTAACAAGGGAATTAACGATTATGAAACTCACACTTTATCCTTTTGA